From the Cupriavidus taiwanensis genome, the window CGAAACTCAGAGTTTCGTGGTGACCCGTCCTCATTCTTCGAGCCGAAGGGACAGGAGCGGCTAGCGTCAAACATCATGTGCCCGTCGCTGCGCCAGTCCTACCGGGCAGCGGTTACCAATTCCGAGCGAGTAATGCTCACCCATAATTCGGCTCAGATCCAGCAAGCATCAGAGGCTGTACAGCGAGCCGGTGCGCAAATATCCAAGTATCGATGCGAGTAAGAACTCACCCCGTTGCGCTCGCTTTCCCTAGTCAGCGGGGAGTGACGCATCCTGCGGGGTCTAAAGAACGTAAGACGGACGTTGCGTAGGCTCGATAGGGCGACAAGATTGCCCTATTGGAGGGGTGGCCGGGGTTCGAAAAAAATCCCCCGCGTCGCCGGCTAAGCACATGATTTGAATAGGAAATCGATCGACGGATCGAGTGGTGGCACGCGCCTCTGCAAGGCCAGTAGGTAATCGCCGAACCGGTTGATATGCTCGCGGCGGTATGGCGACAGACCCTTGAGTACTTCGGCATTCACTGGGTGCCCGCGTTCCTGCAAATTCTTGAGCTTGCGTGACATCCACTGGACGTTGTGGAGGATGACCATGTTGGCGACCAACTGGTTGTACTTGATCACCTTGCGCTGCTCGTGCCGCAGATTCTCGGCGATGATCCCGTCGCCACCAAACATCAACCACTGCGCAAAGTCATTGAACTGTTCGCTCTTGTTCGTCGCGGCATGAATGGTGCGACGGAGTTCCGGGTTGTCCAAGTACTTCAGCAAGAACACCGTGCGGATGACGCGCTTGCGAGGATCGTCAAGCTCGCCATCGAAGCCGGACAGTGGCCCAAACAGCTTATGCAGATTCAGCCATTGCTCCGTCTCGGTCAGCACGTCGAGGATGCTGAT encodes:
- a CDS encoding DUF4124 domain-containing protein; its protein translation is MNAASQTIYQCRSAAGHVTLQDAPCEHDAKTEVTTKSIGQRNSEFRGDPSSFFEPKGQERLASNIMCPSLRQSYRAAVTNSERVMLTHNSAQIQQASEAVQRAGAQISKYRCE